The following proteins come from a genomic window of Nitrospirota bacterium:
- a CDS encoding HDOD domain-containing protein, with protein MNNDDLERLILDTIDIPSLPPIALRVLQLARKENTSMGELEATISGDQAFAARVLRIANSPFYRGQHISSIAAAVSLIGFDAMISLVTGAAMRDLYRKNDPFDSSLWDHSLGVSLAASLLAGETGMAKPEDALAAGLLHDIGKALLNRSIPGTYADIVEMTGRGGYSFSEAETAVLGYDHCSVGGVVARLWNLPPLLEVVIERHHTHHFPGFAAETHRDLCAVVAAADALCLQLGIGPRSTPSSRETGLGLTKERMREMQREFSALYNKQREHLME; from the coding sequence ATGAACAATGATGACCTCGAGAGGCTTATTCTCGATACCATAGATATACCGAGCCTGCCCCCCATCGCCCTGCGCGTCCTGCAGCTTGCCCGGAAGGAAAATACCTCTATGGGAGAACTGGAAGCGACGATCTCAGGGGACCAGGCATTTGCCGCCCGGGTTCTGAGGATCGCCAACTCCCCTTTTTACCGGGGGCAGCATATCAGCAGTATTGCCGCTGCTGTCAGTCTCATCGGGTTCGATGCGATGATCTCCCTCGTTACCGGCGCCGCAATGCGCGATCTCTACCGAAAAAACGATCCCTTTGACTCCTCTCTCTGGGACCATAGTCTCGGCGTCTCGCTTGCAGCATCACTCCTCGCCGGGGAGACGGGAATGGCGAAGCCCGAAGACGCCCTGGCAGCGGGATTGCTGCATGATATAGGCAAGGCGCTGCTGAACCGCAGTATTCCCGGGACCTACGCCGATATCGTCGAGATGACGGGACGCGGCGGTTACTCATTCAGCGAGGCCGAAACGGCAGTGCTCGGTTATGACCATTGCAGCGTTGGCGGTGTCGTCGCCCGCCTATGGAATTTACCTCCCCTGCTCGAGGTCGTCATCGAGCGGCACCATACGCATCATTTTCCGGGATTTGCCGCGGAGACGCATAGAGACCTCTGTGCCGTGGTTGCCGCTGCCGACGCGCTCTGTCTTCAGCTCGGTATCGGGCCGCGGAGCACTCCCTCCTCCCGGGAGACCGGGCTGGGGCTCACAAAAGAAAGAATGCGCGAAATGCAGAGAGAGTTCTCAGCGCTCTACAACAAACAGCGGGAGCATCTCATGGAGTGA
- a CDS encoding PEP-CTERM/exosortase system-associated acyltransferase: protein MENIWGFEFAKVSSVAELQDIYTLRYKVYVDEWGFEHPDDHPEGIETDAFDKYSVHFMASRYGQLLGTIRLILHSPEGFPIEKHCTITADCSAIGPERIAEISRLAISKEYRKRAVDRLLYSASPGEGQDVSQEDVPNSRRKRQEIIIGLFKAMYAESKRLGLTHWYAVMAKALHVLLQRIGFDFVPIGPDVEYHGLRAPYILCIEDVEKRLSMNNPELYKEFVEAAGCGV, encoded by the coding sequence ATGGAAAATATCTGGGGCTTTGAGTTTGCGAAGGTTTCTAGTGTAGCTGAGCTGCAGGATATTTACACGCTGCGGTACAAGGTGTATGTCGACGAGTGGGGTTTCGAACATCCCGACGATCACCCGGAGGGAATAGAGACCGATGCCTTTGATAAGTATTCGGTCCATTTCATGGCCTCCCGCTATGGGCAGCTGCTCGGCACTATCCGTCTGATTCTCCATTCACCCGAGGGGTTTCCCATCGAGAAGCATTGTACGATCACCGCCGACTGCTCCGCGATAGGGCCGGAGAGGATTGCCGAGATCTCGAGGCTGGCGATCAGCAAGGAATACCGGAAGAGGGCGGTTGACCGCCTTCTCTATAGCGCAAGTCCCGGCGAAGGACAGGATGTCTCGCAGGAGGACGTGCCCAATTCGCGAAGAAAGCGCCAGGAGATCATTATAGGCCTCTTCAAGGCCATGTATGCCGAGAGCAAGCGGCTCGGGTTGACGCATTGGTATGCCGTCATGGCAAAGGCCCTTCATGTCTTGTTGCAGCGTATCGGGTTCGATTTCGTTCCTATCGGTCCCGATGTGGAGTATCATGGCCTCAGGGCCCCTTATATTCTCTGCATAGAGGATGTCGAGAAGAGGCTCTCGATGAATAATCCCGAACTGTACAAAGAATTTGTCGAAGCCGCAGGATGCGGTGTGTAA